A region of the Sminthopsis crassicaudata isolate SCR6 chromosome 6, ASM4859323v1, whole genome shotgun sequence genome:
TCTAATTCTGCCATTTCACActtgaaaaaagtttaaaagttaatCATTTAAACTACTTAAAACTAACTTTCCTAAGATTAAAAATCTTTGCAACTTCTTTTGTTTTGATGAATTATTCTTTCCTCCCCTACAGCTGTTCCCTTTTCTGCAACTAGTATGTTGGTTACTCAGGGATTAATAACTAAAGGTAAATATTGAATATTTGAACttattcttaattaaaaaaaaaatttggatacctatttatttttgtatcattcACTTATGCACAgacctttccctctttttccatcCCTTTATTAGATTGAACATATAATACAGTAGGTACATCTGATAATACAATTTtgacttatttttattaaaattaatgtgAGCAAGTCAATACAAtgggttttaatttttaatgtatactttttgccttttaatataatttgcctttattttttttaacatctattTGCCATACTTTTTTTGTAATACTCTTAATTTTAGCACTGTAAAATTGGCAGCATTTTTGTTGATTCTCTTGAAATgtcagctaagtagcacagtggataaagctttgggcctggaatcaggaagatggaTTCATACCTGACctccagcctcaatttcctcagcttcAAACTGAGGGTAATAACAATACCCCCTTGACTGCTTCATggggtgttgtgaggatcacaagACTGCGTGTTTGTCAAAGCCCTGAGCCCAGGGCCTAGCACGTCGAGAGCATGGAAGTGCCCGTCTGTGCTCTTCCCCAGCTCTCGCTGAAATGGGCCCACCTATTACTCTGTTATGGTGATTTGCTGGGCAGGCCTGAAGTCAGGTTCCCTGACTTCTGAGGCTGCCATTAGGATTCTGGAGTGGGCCACGCACTGGGGGAGGTTTCTTGGGCTCTTTACAGTTTGGTTCCATCATCCTTACATGTTGTAATCCAGCAAAAATGGGCCCCTCTGAATCCCGTGCCTGGCCTTTGCATCACCTGTTACTCCTGGCTGAGATGCAGTGCTTTTCCACCCCTGCCAGCTTAAGTGCCACTATCTATATGCAATTTTTCTTTATCCCAGCTGCTAGTATCCTTGCTCCTTAattaatctgtttttattttgtatttattctgtgtgTACTTAGTTGTATACATAATTCTCTCCAgtaaattataagctccttgagaggaggATTGATATTTTCAGGGACTGGCGCAGTCTCTAGCGTATAAGGGCTTAATCAGTGCTTGTTGAAGTAGTTATTGCttgaaaagaagaaggaaaaaaacatttaaaagtccTCTCTGTTCAAAGATATCTTCTGTTTCACCAAATACAAATTCATTTGGGTTAATAAGGTCCTGCCTCAAAATGCAGTTTACtaatgggagagaggaaaagtaatttatttagaAGAGAGCTATTGAGAAGCCCTGAGGTAGGCCCAGCTACTGCTAACTGTTTGACCCAAGAAGAGTCTGGATGGGCTCCTGGGGGTAAAACAGTGGGGAGTCCTCGACTTGGGTACTTTTGCCTAAGATAGCTTTTCTGAATCCTTAGTTGTTAGTGGAGTCCCACTGCTCCCATTacttttttgtgtatatgttgtaTGTTCTCCAACCAGTAAGATGgcagcttttcctttttcttggtaTCTGTTACCTAGCAACTATACCCTAGCTTATGTAGTActaaataagtgtttgttgagtTGAGTTAGTGCCAGGACTAGAGCTAGAACTTGATGCTTCTGTTTTAAGGAGCTCTCCCATAAGCATCGTGATGGTCGGGAACAATTATAATCAGAGTACTTCCAGTAATTAAGACATCAGGACTAGGAGGTGGAGGAGGCAGGGCTTGTTTTATGGCACTGATTGAGCTAGGATCTCTGAAGGAATATTTAGAAGTGCTAGAAAGTAGGAAGAGATCGATCATGTCTGCTAGCATAGAGTCTTGGGTTAGAGCTGgaatagaaaagaggagaaatggaTTTTCAGGAAGCCATCAAGAGCCTATAGGTGCACTGAAAAGCAGGTGCTGTGATCCCAATGCTGATCTCCTTTCAATGACCAGTTTAGAACTAGGTCTTTAAAATTTGTTGAGGGTGATGAATGCCTTTTaaactttatatcttttaaaaattcttcatgtTCAAAACAAGTCTGATCTGATCCAATTTTTATTAGTGCCTGTTTTTCAGGGGGCTTTTATACTGTTCAGAACAATTTCTTTCTACCAAGATGTATGTtacacattttgttttatttttctgtctcctaACTGTTAAACTtgcattttcattatttcctggAAACTCCTTAAAGTcaaatttcctattattttagTCTTTACTATTTCATCAAGTTTTTTTGCTGCCGCTTAACATTCTCGGACCTGAAGCCATTTGACCTACCTAAAGAgttctttttcagttttgataCAATTTTGTAACTTTTTATAATTAAGTTTTCTTTCATAATCCATATTTACATTCTTACAGTTATAGTAAAAGTCTTTTAAAGATCATGTAACATATATGTTTCATTCCTCCTTCTCTAAAAATGGATGTTATATTTCATTCCTCCTCCTCTAAAAATGGATGTTATATTTACtgagaagttatttttttatttttaggaattcTTTCCAGTCATCCCAAATATGGTTCTATCCCTAAAATTGCATGTaagtataaaacatttattaatattagttttattcaggtctttctaagaacatgcaatatttttttttttgagtaaaattttaaacattatcaAATTAGTGGTTGTTTTGATCCATATAATATCCTTTTCATGAAATGTTCTCCTGtgagaaaatttattatttacataGTTTGAACTAAAATTATCAATTAGTACCAAgtcttaaaatgtaataaaacccCCCAACATATTCATAGTGTAATATATTGCTCTTTGGTAACTAATTATAAGAATTATTCTAACAATACTTGAAGAAAGACTcaagtatatgtagatatactaagtgactttataataataaacatttggaaagaatatatatattttgctttcaTGTAGTactttacaattttgtttttattaaacttcttttacatgtattttcttACTGATTCTCACATAGCTTATACTACTAATTGAGGTTTGgtatcataaaaaaataaagtgaaatatttgACTTAAAGGACTTctccaaaatcacatagctaataaatagtaGAACTAAGACCAATTCATTTCAGTGTTCTTTGCACTGTTTCTTGTTTCCTAGAGCTTTTCATAAAATTGGTGTTGATTGATTTCACTTTAATGaagttcattttttattaattttaagtaacaactttttaaaaaaaactcttatgatcattttatttgatcctttctTAGGGTCTGAAATACAAATGCATACCAAGCTTATGTGTTGTTGTAATGACTACAGAATTATTTCTTAAGACTTGTTATTCTCTGAACTAAAGACATAATTAGAActataatctattttaaaatctgtgtattattattattattattattgttgttgttgttattgaaaaCAGTTTTTGGCTGACAGTAACATTGTGACTcaaatttgtttctttataatTAAGTTGCTTGCATAATGGGATATTTTGCTGGAAAAATCTCCTATGTGAAAACTTGCCAAGAGAAGTTTAAACGACTTGAAAATTCTCCTCTTGGAGAAGCTCTGCGAATGGGACCGGGACGTCGACTTGCATCACCTGGGTAAGGaaaattctgattcttttgaataacttgtttaaaatgttatattcctGTCATAAAAGTTGTAGGAAGTCAGCTAAATGCTGCCATTATTCAAAGGCATGACAGCTTTGCCTAGGACTGCATTGGCAACTTTCCACGTGTTACAGTCTGACCCTAATTTTGTATAAAATGGAACATGACTTAGTTACCCTCctcttaaaatataaagaagcatTCTATGAGGATTGCATGTCCCAGAATATAATCTTTTATCTGGCTATGAGTTGCCAACTCATTTAGTTCTTTCATTGTGCACTTCATATTGCTTTAAATTAAACGAAATTATGTCTCTAATGAgaattttaatttctcccataTTATCTTAAGAGttaaaaaccaaaggaaaaaaaacaacccacaatGGAGACTATTTGATCTAGTGGAGCAAGGATCCCCTTCTGTTTACTTATACCCAAAAGGCAATTATTTCAgtccttttattatatttttaataagattttattgaaattttcttttccttagatCATCATAATTATGCCAAGTATCCTTTCCTTATCCCTCCCAGAGAaccatcccatataacaaatagtatttttagaggagaaaaaaaaatcagtacgtTGAGAGTCTGAAAACACGCACAATATGTAACACTGGTGGAAAGGTGTGAAGAAGCAGAGTTTGGAAGTTCTCATACCTCTTAACTTGAATTCTGcctcatctttataattttgctaaattcccttttgattttttttagtgtGTGGTGGTTGTCCCTTTACATTGCTGTGGTTTTGGTGTATGTCGTTTTCTGGATTCTGTGTAGTTCAATTTGCATCAGTTCGTGAAGCTCTTGGGCTACTTCTTTGTTTATACCACAGTCCTCGTTTTTCAATATTTGTTACATTTATGTAGCACAATTCTCCCATTTTCCATTTGGGGGGCACCAACTTGCTTTCTAATTCTTATCGATCACAAAAatactgctacaaatattttggagtaAATTGAGGCTCCTTATCAATGGATTCCCTGAAGAATAAGCCCAGTAATGGAATCTCTAGCTCAAGGGATATAGATGTTTTAGTCAATTTGTATAATTCCAAGTTGCTTACCAAATTGGTTGCACTGTTTCATGGCTCTACTAGCCGcttagcaaacttttttttttaatagctttttatttacaagatatatgcaagggtaatttttcagcattgacccttacaaaaccctctttttcaacttttcccctccttctccccaccccttcccctagatggcaggcagacccatacatattaaatatgttaaagtatatgttaaatacaatatatgtatacatatccatacagctattttagcaaacatttttaaagaacctatatgccaggtactgggGGATAAAAAAATGGCAAAAGCAGTCAGCAAGGTGCTCAGAGCCCACCTACAGAGACAATACACAAATGGAACATTTACATGGCAAGTTATATatagacaaataaaataattaacatagagaaggcactggaattaagagggatggGGAAGGCTTCCAGTAAAAGGTGGAATTCTAGTTGGGATTtaaaaggaagtcagagaagaagGGCATCTCACACCTGGGGGACAGCCAAGTGATATAGCAGCCAGGGAGTCAGCATGGCTGGATTGGAGAGAGACTTGTCaggaagtggggagggagggtCTTCAGGGCAGAGTGAGAGCAGGTTCAATAGGTAAGAATTCCCTGGACACCAGACTGGTTTCTCAAAGGAAAAGGCTTTATTGTTGTATGAAGCAGCACAGAACCATACAGCATCAGGGGACTGGTTGGGCTAAGGGGCTCCTCCTGGATGGGTACTTTATAGGGAAAGGTGTGGGGGGAAGATGAGTGGTTAAACACTCCCCAAGGAGAAGTTCACTTCTTAACCATTGGCCACATTTTGAGAAAACGTGGAGTAGAAATGTAGTAGTGAGTTTTGTCTCtgcagaagcttttcagtttcaagcaatcaaaattttatccattttattttctgtggttgcatttatttcttgtttggtgAAGAATCTATTTCTTACTCATCACTTTGAAAGGCATAGGATTTGTGTCTTTTTTTAATGGTCTGCTCTTTAATATTAAGGTTATATGTTTGTTTGGAATGTATTATGGATGTGGTGCAAGATGTTGGTTGGCCTTAGCCtcatttctgccaaactgctctccagttttcccagaagcttttttttaatcaagtgaGGAGTTTGTTTGCCCAGGGAAtttgttttccactttatcaaacaCTGAGTTACTGAATTCTGTTATTTCTGACTTCCCCTTGTCTAGTGTGTTCCTTTAAACTATGTCTATTTTTTAATACCAGAAGGTTTTGattactgttgctttataatatagtttgaggtgAGTAGAAATACTATTCCCCATTTATCCCTATTTCTTTTCATCACTTCTCTTAACAgtctagatttttgtttttccaaatgaattttgctattattttatcaaGATCTATAAAGTGTTGGCTTGACTATTTATTTGGTTTAACACTGAAATTatagtaaatttttatttctttaaggagcaTTTGTAATCAACTCTGTGCAATTCTTTTGGGTGCTTTGGGCAGATTGgtctcccaagtattttatgcattttgtagttatttagaattggatttttctttgtgatattgtttcttgttattattatatagaaatgctactGATTTTTGAGAATTTTGAAGCCTGAAGTTTTGCTGAAACTATTAATTGGATTTCCTAGGATTTTCCAAATAAGAATAGTTTAATCTCCTATTtacctaatattttaaaaattccttttagtttctttctcttgtcttattgTTGCTGCTAGCAGTTCTtgaactatattaaataatagtgaagAAAGCAGGTATCCTTGCTTCCCTGTCATATATTTAGTGAAAAAGGCTCTGTCTTATCTCTATTGCCGATGTTACTTGCCTTTGGTTTTAGATacttatgatatttttaaaaaagtgtttatatttctatttgagAAGGGTTTTAACATTTCATGTTACATTTCCTCAGGCTTTTCTGCATTCCTATTAAGATGACTATTTGGTTTTGGATGATTTGGTTTTTAATAAGATTAATTATGTTGATGTTTTTCCTAAGGTTAAACCACTTTGTGCATCCTTGGTATAAGTTCCACTTAGTCATACAAAATGATTTCTTgaataaatgaaatcattttgacaGGGTTTTGGttaaaatttttgaatcattGTTCATTAATGAAATTGACCTTTGGTTTtccttctgtgtttttttttttctttcctgattttgaTTTAGATTTAGTTTCACAAAAGGattctgaatggaatttttcttcctAAGTTTTTGAGACTAATTTGGGAAGATGGGTTACTAACTgtttaaaagtttgatagaattttTCCTGTGATCCATCAATACCAGGAGTCTTGTCTTTGGTGTAGTTCCTTTGTAGCTatatctatttccctttttttgagaTTGGGTTAGTTAAGGCCTTTATCTGGTCTTCTAAATAGTTTGGGTATTTTACATCTTTTTGAAAGCATCCTTTTATttattagtggattctttcatatatatatatatatatatataaatataaaatatgttctgattattttttttatttcttctggctTTGCTGTGCTTTCAActtgtttatttgttattttattcatttgattttctgttcttttttaatgagattaaTTGtgggtttatcttttttttttttttggtcttcaaaAAACTAGCCtttaattttatcacttcttttttttgttttttctaatttatctatTTCCCCTTTAATTTCTAATAGCTCCTCTTTTGTGTTTATTATAGAATTGTTTGTCTtgttggcttttttattttttgaaatgcaTATACAGTCCATTtatcttctctatttctatttggtaaataatatatgatttataaggctttgttttttcctctcaaggattgctttagttgcatcccaaacattttgatatgttgtttaatttttatcatttcctttttcatagcTCTTAATTGTTGCTATGATTTATTCTATAATCTACTTTTTACTTAGGTTTCATTAGTAAGTCTTCATTTGGGTAGAATATTTGTGGTTACAgaatcatttattatttgtattgtgTTGTGGTCTGTACAGGATGTattaattatttctgctttttttacatttgttcacAATATACCTCTGCCCTAGTAGTCagtttttgtaaaaaacaaaaacaaaacaaaaaaaaacccttcatctCATGCTGAGAAATTTGTATATTCTCTTGCTGTCCTATTTAATAGACTCTATAGGGCTTTTAACTACAGaaatttgtattttccttttttcaaggaattaatgGTGaccagaaatattaaaaaagttcTCTTCCATTTcaaagtccattttttttctttgtaggatTATATGCAGCCTGATTACAGTTCTTTGGTAGTTGATGCCTTTTTCTGTCATAATACGTGTAGGAACTCTTATGTTTGACAATGACATTCTTGAAATTGTCTTTAGGGGCTATCCCCAGGAGGAGATGGATgggttctttttatctttgcctTCTGGGTTTGGGCAGTTGTCATATATGatttactgaaaaataatatttaagctctttaatctttaaaatctttGTTTCCAGAAAAATCAGGgttggtttttttattttgttttgttttttatgtcatCTCTCCTCTTTGTTCAGACTTGATTCTGTTGTGATACTTCtgtttcatggagtcattgaTTTCTCTTAggattattctaattttattcttccaattttttctaaagagcttttttgttttttgtttttccatttgttctaGGTATTTATGTGAAATTTCTAGATAATTTCAtggaaaatctaatttttttttcttttagtctctGCTTATAATTGTTATGAAATTAGGTTTGAATAATTTTTCATGCTGTTTggtgttttctttaattttctcatcacCAGTTTTAGTTCTTGAATTTATTCAAGTGTTGGGCCAGAGCCAGGCTTAGTCCTTTATTGTACTTTGGATCCGGTGTTTTGATGATGGTTATTGTTTCCCAGCATTTCTGTAGTGACCTCCACTTCCCAGGGTTAGGCCTCCTTAGATCTTTCAGAGTATTGTCTGTTGCTGGGGCCTCTGACTTGTCTGGACAGAGTGCTGGGGCTTCTGTCAGCGCTGAGCTGGTCCCCGAGTCATTGCCTATCTCTGAGACTTTCCCACAGCAGCATTCTGCTCTTCCTCCTTCGAGACAGACTTCCAGGCTCCACCTGTCTTGTCCCCATGGTACTCTGCTAGAGTTTCCCCCTTGCCTTTTGATTGTTGGGCCTCTAGCTGACTTCTTGTGATGAAAGAAATACATTAGTTTCTCAGTTGATTCAATATTCAGTTTGATAATTATTTAGTCTGGTATAAACTTATGGGTTTGCTTAAGTAGGGTAGAGAGAAGAAGACCTTTTTCTCATCAGGCAGCCATTCTTGGCAGGAATTGGCATAAGCATGTTACATTTCTTTAAATgattcttcaaaatatatatttctataaatgatTCTTCACAAATttcatataattgggaaaataggaACTGTTGTTGATGTTTTTCCTGTtgctgaatctttttttcttggtctAATACATTCTCAAATGAAAgagcttttctttgtttttaaaaaatgtcttttctttctctgttagcACATCTTAGACTGtgatttaaaatccaaatatGGTAACTTGGAGATGAAAagcttttttataaaaatatttgtggatcTTTTTCATTTGTCTTCTATTTGTTCTCCCATTTTCATTTCTAAGTATTCTTCAGAATGTCTTTGTTCAGTTGAGGCTCTTTCTAAGCTttaaaaaaccccccaaaaccctTGTGTCTTTCATAGCTTTGATGTTTTGCTGTGATTCTATTTATAACCATCCATTGATCTCTGTTAAAGTTTATTTTCTAAACTAGTGGTGACTTGGGCTTTGAGAATTAAATGTGTTACTCATTTGCTGACTGAATTGTTGTTTAAACTTGTTGAGTCGTTCTGTTATACCAGTTGATTTGCAACAGCCAGCCAGCTACTATTTATTAATGACCTTCAtgtctagggatacaaagaaaagtggtAGAATCCTTGCCTCCATGTTTGTGGGACAAAGCAACACTATAAATATACAAAGTGAATATCTGCACATGAATAGAAGGAAAAGTGTGGAAGGGGGACTGCTACAGGGAGAAGTTGGCACTTGACCTGCCATGGAGGAAGAGGGCCTTCAATGAggcagaaatgagaaaggaaggtaATACCAGGATGAGGAAGGAGCCAGTGCTGGAGCGGGAATCTGAGAGATGGAGACCCTTCCACTGAAGTACAGCGAACAAGAAAAGGGGGAGGTCTGCCTTGGAGCAGCTCTCAGAAGGAGGAACTGAGGGGACCTAGGAGGGAGCTAGGGCTGTTGTGGAAGTAGAAACAGcaagggaggaggagaagtgtAAGTTCTGTGTGAAGCTGTTATTGTCTACATTCCTCCATTGGTTACTCCTTTCTCCTTAGGCATAATCAATTTGAATAGGCAAAATCAAATTGTATCAACTATCTGTTtgatttttctgcctttttactcttttaggtttttgttaattttctttgttcttatatGACTAAATATATATAGTGGCTTCCAAGCTTTGCATCAGTAATAGTGTgttaaaatcaaatcaattaaaaatttttttgatgatGTTCAATGACCTTTACCTACTAATTTTGTTCTTCAATAAATCATCAATAATATATAGGTACGAAACTTTTGTAGTTGATTCATCTTTTGTtgtactctttccttttttccttaaacgatgttttcctcttcatcttctctctattccctcttttacattaaagttattaaatatcaatgtgtgtgtgttgatAGAATTGGAGGAGAGGGATTATGAAGTTCATTGTTGAATTCTCTACCTCTTCATCCAGTGTAAGAGATATTAaagatattaatatgtatatggTTTATACTTAGTTTTGTGGATGTCTTTTTGCAAATACCTATCATGAACAAGACAATACAAAATATGTCCCATCATATGATGACTTTCATTGCCTTTGGgcaatcaaataagataatatttgtgaagaagTCATCACAGTGGCGCATAGtagatacttgataaatgcttattctctccctccttcctgttGGGAGCCTGATAAAACtaatagttcttttctttttcttttttataaacattttcatatatttatatatatttgtgtttatttatattattatgtataaaacagcttattatttttccaaatatatgcaaagatagctttcaacattcaactttgcTTTTCAAAGAACCCTTTAGCTCAGCTGCAGTAACTTCTAGTTTTGTTTATAATGAAAATGTCAAGATTCAGACAGCTCATTTCTTCAATACTTATTGGTGATTGGAAGAGAATCTCGCATATGCAGTGGTAAAAAACACAGTATTTAGACTGTCAATAAACTAACTTGTCTGTTGGCCCCACAAATGTGAGATTTTTCTTTGTTCCATGATAATGAACCTCTTCCATATTTGGCTGAGCTCAGAAAGTTTGCTTACATCCTCAGAAAGTTAGATGTAGTCTATTATAACTagggcttttttttcccccccagctCATTAGGAGCTGCCAGCTGTGTTGAACTAGCACAGTCATCAAGAACCCTGAGTAACCTCCTCGCCATGATAAAATATCCGAGTAGGATTTTGGACAGCTTCAGTCACATTTTAGACACATTTGAAAATGAGTATTTGTGCATGATGGTCTTCATTCATTTTGCAAAATTAGTTTTGCTTAGGTGTAGTGTCTTCAGGGTCTGATCCCGGCCATCTTAATCTAGGTTATTAAACATGATCACCATTTTGGAGATGAAGGAACGGTATGTTAAGTGAGTTGCTGATGGTCACATAAATTGGTTTTGGAGCCAGGATGGAGTTCCATTTTTTGTGCTTCCCCATCCAGTGATAGGTGGGAAGTACCATATTGGAAACAAGGGGACATTTGAATTGTGTGTCTCCCCCCTTTTTTGGTCTGCCCTCATCTCTAAAGGGAGGGGGGTGGACTGCATAGCTTCTGAGTTCTCCATTGATGATTTGCATCCAGTTAATCCTGAATCCTCAGATAATCAGAAACTCATTTCAGGCTTAACCTCCTTTGGACCAGGGCCTGTATATTAACTCCATCTCAGATGAATTTTGTCCAcatctttctcctcatctttcaGAGATTTCAGCCAAAATGCTGAAACTTTGTGTTTTGGAATAGAGATTTTTCCTCTTGTGTTCTTCTATAAGCATTTTATAATCTTTCTCTGTTATCTCTGACTCGTCATGTCCTCTCTCCTACAAAGCCGTATCTCTCCTAGTGCCCAGGGTAGTAAATTACAGATAGTAAGTATTTATAAATGTTCACCAGCTGAATAATAATGCTAATTCCAAAAGCTACCCTTAgaatttctgtctcttctctaaaCTCCCTGGCTTCCTGTCACTTCATAATGTCTGCCATCCCTTTAACAAAAAACCAGGAAGCATCTCTCCCTTCCGTTCACCCCCAAAGAAATGAACAGTGCAAGTTGCTATAGATCATGTGCATTTATCCTgtgcttcctatgtgccaggcatgtttggaggcagaaaggcaaaaacagaatTCCCTTTGATCAACTATGTCATGTCATTTTAAGAATGTTTAGTTCTGTTAGATATGATAATGCTCATGCTGTAGTGGATCTCACCAAAAGAATCTCATCTTTGCATCAATCAGTAATTGTCCTCCTCATTAGTAATTACAAGCATTTCTCAACTCATATTTCCTGCCACGTTGGGAGGGTAGGGTAGAAGGGTCTGTGGCAAGACTACCTTGCCTTCTAGAGCTACAGCAGACCTGTGAGAGGAGCAGTCAGGTATCCCTCATTTTGTAGTTAGGAAACTGCTCATGTGATCAGCAGAGATGTCAAGGGACTTTCCCTGCCTCCCACAGCTAGCTCAACCTTCAGATGCCAAATTCAGTTCTTTCAACACTGTCCTGTAGGCTAAAGACTGCATGAAGTTTAGGGAGAGCTGCTGCAAGGGTCAGAGGTGTTGGTGCTGGAACTGGGGGAACTCATCTGGTCTCTAAGATGCGATTTAATCACATTAGTAAAGTATGTCCTGGTAACATTATATGAAACTGGACCTGATTTCTACTGTTTTTCTTCCTAAAGTTTTATAAAGTGGCTTCATAAACTCCAGTAATTAATAAGTTAGTCTTTGGTCTTGATGTTTTCCATTTAAAGTATGAAAATTTGGGGAGCGGTAGGTTAGCAGTACTTATGTTTTAGTGCTAAAAacagttttgattatattgtttaaaataacaatatttaaaaacttcagacaggtactttttaaaaataagagaattgttCTGAGGCATTAACATAGCACTTTTTTTGTGTGGTTTCATTTCTCAGGTATTTTTCacaaaaatcagaatttgattcAAAAATGCCTGCGCAGTCATCTTTTGGAACACCTCCAACTTCTGAAAGCAGTGCGAAAGAAGGTGCTTTTCCTCCTTATGAACCAATCCCCTTCAGTGCTTCCATTAATGAATCCTCTCCTACTGGTATTACAGATTATAATGCCCAAGGTATA
Encoded here:
- the OCIAD1 gene encoding OCIA domain-containing protein 1, with the translated sequence MNGRTDFGTEQNAEVSPPLPNIGMDYIPTEEERKVFAECNRESFWYRSVPFSATSMLVTQGLITKGILSSHPKYGSIPKIAFACIMGYFAGKISYVKTCQEKFKRLENSPLGEALRMGPGRRLASPGYFSQKSEFDSKMPAQSSFGTPPTSESSAKEGAFPPYEPIPFSASINESSPTGITDYNAQGPDTTVEESPKRKVVTYEELRNKNRETYEVTLSQKGDTPLRSVQERAPKKQGKVNQYGDTWDE